A single window of Populus nigra chromosome 17, ddPopNigr1.1, whole genome shotgun sequence DNA harbors:
- the LOC133677197 gene encoding probable LRR receptor-like serine/threonine-protein kinase At1g53430 isoform X7 encodes MSLSYNKLSSQIPRELGNLSNLLYMYLDSNELTGQLPPELESLRSLGYLGLSSNNLSGPLPKNYANFTSELQWFNVAGNRLTGQVRSFIANWTGLVYLSLSGNDFEGELPLELLFNMSNLVYLYVSDVRSSAGFHFPKNATMKKIRRLVIRNCSISGEIPSYIGNWSSLTYLDLSFNSLTGGIPDSMKNLTLSKMFLTGNMLNGTVLPWLPHKIEDTADLSYNNFDDGPKKGEGKLNISEPNRTSIRDFKNKCGRKPKYDSLYINCGGGGTVFYGKEFEADNATSNYYESTKGNWAYSCSGDFGSETYDSSDYIKNMECGDCDSAETQLYNSSRLCPLSLTYYGFCLFKGNYTVKLYFAETVYQSDEDYSNLGKRVFDVYIQGNRTLKDFNIKEMASGTNKTWTQNFTALVGDDHLLTIHFFWAGKGTFQEPSFSYAPAALSLKGPLVSGISVTANFKVGKGPSPLQIAGIAVGSVFGSLLLSSYMWKMGWLQQNDLDDITIEVQGDEKSFSLKEIIDATRKFSPKMEIGRGRFGIVYEAELPNEIKLAVKKISPRSKQQGKDELQREIFNLKSLHHENLVQLLNGYSNKDLHLLVNEYMQKGSLQRALFEPNSTTKLDWKARFDICLGIARGLKYLHEEKRFKIVHGNIKPTNILLDNSLTAKLSDFGLATLCDEEDPFMTIEAKGSRVYMAPEYSMGKAINTVKADVYSFGVVLLEIVSGIVSAEYTPNQEEAKFLLDKASVLHDKGRILDLVDQKLASSYDRKQALTILHLAMKCVNLSPTLRPKMSEVVSILEGEISPQQISEGDDTPSVNIGGLYGVFSKVLEIDPIS; translated from the exons AT GAGTTTGTCGTATAATAAGTTATCAAGTCAAATCCCTAGAGAATTGGGCAACCTCTCTAATCTCCTATATAT GTACTTGGACTCCAATGAACTCACTGGTCAGCTTCCACCAGAACTTGAAAGTTTGAGATCTCTTGGTTATTT AGGGTTGAGCTCCAACAATTTGAGTGGACCACTGCCGAAAAATTACGCCAACTTTACTTCGGAATTGCAGTGGTT TAACGTAGCTGGGAACCGTTTGACCGGTCAAGTACGAAGTTTCATTGCGAATTGGACTGGACTCGTTTACCT GTCCCTCTCCGGGAATGATTTTGAAGGAGAGCTTCCTCTTGAACTTCTttttaacatgtcaaacctCGTATACTT GTATGTTAGTGATGTAAGAAGCTCGGCCGGTTTCCATTTCCCAAAAAACGCAACTATGAAGAAAATAAGACGGCT GGTGATAAGGAATTGCTCAATAAGTGGTGAAATCCCCTCGTACATTGGTAATTGGTCATCGTTAACATACCT AGACTTGAGCTTTAACAGCTTAACTGGTGGAATACCAGATTCCATGAAAAACCTGACTTTAAGTAAGAT gtTTCTCACAGGAAATATGCTTAATGGCACAGTACTTCCCTGGCTTCCTCATAAAATTGAGGACACGGC GGACTTGtcatataataattttgatgatgGTCCgaagaaaggagaaggaaagctgAACAT CAGTGAACCAAACAG GACTTCTATAcgtgatttcaaaaataaatgtgGGCGAAAACCAAAGT ACGATTCCTTATATATAAATTGTGGAGGAGGAGGCACAGTTTTTTATGGGAAAGAGTTTGAAGCAGATAATGCAACATCAAATTACTATGAATCTACAAAAGGAAATTGGGCTTATTCTTGTTCTGGAGACTTTGGTTCGGAAACTTATGATTCCAGTGATTACATAAAAAACATGGAATGTGGAGATTGTGATTCTGCTGAGACACAGTTATACAACTCAAGTCGCCTCTGCCCTCTTTCTCTGACATATTACGGCTTCTGtttatttaaaggaaattaCACTGTGAAACTTTACTTCGCTGAAACTGTTTATCAAAGTGATGAAGATTATTCGAATTTAGGGAAACGTGTTTTTGATGTATATATACAG GGGAATAGAACACTAAAAGACTTCAACATAAAAGAAATGGCCAGCGGCACCAATAAGACATGGACTCAAAATTTCACAGCACTTGTAGGAGATGATCATCTATTGACTATCCATTTTTTCTGGGCTGGCAAAGGAACTTTCCAGGAGCCAAGTTTTTCCTATGCACCTGCTGCACTGTCTTTAAAGGGACCCCTTGTGTCAGGCATTTCTGTAACTGCAA ACTTCAAAGTTGGCAAGGGACCATCTCCTTTACAAATTGCAGGGATTGCTGTAGGTTCAGTATTTGGTTCTCTACTTCTGTCGTCTTACATGTGGAAAATGGGCTGGCTGCAGCAAAATGATTTGGATG ATATAACTATAGAGGTCCAAGGAGATGAAAAATCTTTCTCCCTCAAAGAAATAATCGATGCTACTCGAAAATTTAGCCCCAAAATGGAGATTGGCAGGGGACGCTTTGGAATAGTATACGAG GCTGAATTGCCGAACGAGATAAAATTAGCAGTGAAGAAGATTTCTCCTCGTTCAAAGCAACAAGGAAAAGATGAATTACAAAGGGAAATCTTCAACCTGAAATCTTTGCATCATGAGAATCTTGTTCAATTGTTGAATGGCTATTCTAATAAAGACCTGCATCTGCTAGTAAATGAATATATGCAGAAAGGCTCCCTTCAACGTGCGTTGTTTG AACCAAATTCCACGACAAAACTTGATTGGAAAGCTAGATTTGATATTTGTTTGGGAATAGCAAGAGGTTTGAAGTATTTACATGAAGAGAAAAGGTTCAAGATTGTTCATGGAAACATAAAACCTACTAATATTTTGCTTGATAACTCTCTTACGGCCAAGTTGTCTGACTTTGGATTGGCAACGCTTTGTGATGAGGAAGATCCATTTATGACCATCGAAGCAAAAGGGTCGCG AGTTTACATGGCACCTGAGTATTCAATGGGAAAAGCAATAAATACTGTTAAAGCTGATGTTTACAGTTTCGGAGTTGTCCTACTCGAAATAGTTAGCGGGATAGTTAGTGCAGAATATACACCCAATCAAGAAGAAGCTAAGTTTCTTCTGGATAAA GCTAGCGTTTTGCACGATAAGGGAAGAATCCTTGACTTGGTGGACCAGAAATTAGCATCCAGTTACGACAGAAAGCAGGCTCTTACTATTTTGCACTTGGCAATGAAGTGCGTTAATCTGTCCCCTACTCTCAGGCCTAAAATGTCCGAAGTCGTCAGTATACTTGAAGGTGAGATAAGCCCTCAACAGATTTCTGAAGGCGATGATACTCCATCAGTAAATATTGGAGGACTATACGGTGTGTTTTCCAAGGTGTTGGAAATAGATCCAATTTCTTAG